One stretch of Geoalkalibacter ferrihydriticus DSM 17813 DNA includes these proteins:
- the serA gene encoding phosphoglycerate dehydrogenase, with protein sequence MKVLITDEISQEGLQPLLEDPRITVDVKLGLPVPELHRIIGGYDAIITRSGTRIDAALIDHAEGLKIIARAGVGIDNVDVEYASNKGIIVVNAPFGNTNSAAEHTLALLLTLCRNITLANPSLKSGEWQRAPFTGHELKGRTLGIVGLGKVGGRVALRGRAFEMEVLVCDPYISEKRAEDFGVKLVPLEDIIRYADVISVHTPLNEETRGMIGPEQFAGMKEGVIVINCARGGIIDEAAMLAALDSGKVLGAGFDVFSEEPPKSDLVKKLIAHPRMVVTPHLGANTFEAQRNVAVDVSRELVNYLDGHPMENAVNIPRFDPDLMDHMRPFMGLVSQMGEFLSQLAPANPDKIIFTYNGKIARYDCAPLTVCGLAALLNRQTEVEVNMVNARLVARTMGIAVEEVRTTETESFSNLVTLDIHTPEGKRTISGTLFEGKVKIVKMRDFHTDFSPEPHMLVISYVDRPGLIGKIGTILGEEGVNIGNMNLGRRAKAGEAMVVFSIDSPASEEVVARLVQATESSFLKQVHMSSIT encoded by the coding sequence ATGAAGGTTCTAATCACCGACGAAATTTCCCAGGAAGGCCTGCAGCCGTTGCTCGAAGATCCGCGGATCACCGTGGATGTCAAGCTCGGCCTGCCCGTTCCGGAACTGCATCGGATTATCGGCGGCTACGACGCCATCATCACCCGCAGCGGCACCCGCATCGATGCGGCTTTGATCGATCACGCCGAGGGGCTCAAGATTATTGCCCGCGCCGGGGTCGGCATCGATAACGTCGATGTCGAATATGCCAGCAATAAGGGCATCATTGTCGTGAACGCTCCCTTCGGCAACACCAATTCGGCGGCTGAACACACCCTGGCATTGCTGCTCACCCTGTGTCGTAACATCACCCTGGCCAATCCCAGTCTCAAGAGCGGCGAGTGGCAGCGCGCCCCCTTTACCGGGCATGAACTTAAAGGACGCACCCTGGGGATTGTCGGCCTGGGCAAGGTCGGTGGCCGCGTGGCGCTGCGCGGCAGGGCTTTTGAAATGGAGGTTCTGGTCTGCGATCCCTATATCTCGGAAAAGCGCGCGGAGGATTTCGGCGTTAAGCTGGTGCCCCTTGAGGATATCATTCGCTACGCAGACGTCATTTCGGTGCATACGCCCCTCAATGAAGAAACCCGCGGCATGATCGGTCCGGAGCAGTTCGCCGGGATGAAGGAAGGTGTCATCGTTATCAACTGCGCGCGCGGAGGAATCATCGACGAGGCGGCCATGCTTGCCGCCCTGGACAGCGGGAAGGTGCTGGGTGCCGGTTTTGATGTGTTCAGCGAGGAGCCTCCCAAGTCGGACCTGGTAAAAAAGCTTATCGCTCATCCGCGCATGGTGGTCACGCCGCATCTGGGCGCCAACACCTTCGAGGCGCAGCGAAATGTTGCTGTCGATGTCAGCCGCGAACTGGTCAATTACCTCGACGGGCACCCCATGGAAAATGCCGTCAACATTCCACGCTTCGATCCCGACCTCATGGACCATATGCGCCCTTTCATGGGGCTGGTCAGTCAGATGGGCGAATTTCTCTCGCAACTCGCTCCGGCCAATCCCGACAAGATCATTTTCACCTACAACGGCAAGATCGCCCGCTACGACTGCGCACCCTTGACCGTCTGCGGGCTCGCTGCTCTACTTAATCGCCAGACCGAGGTCGAGGTCAACATGGTCAACGCGCGCCTGGTGGCGCGCACCATGGGGATTGCCGTCGAGGAGGTGCGCACCACGGAAACCGAATCCTTCTCCAATCTCGTTACCCTCGACATTCACACACCCGAGGGTAAGCGCACCATTTCGGGAACCCTTTTCGAGGGCAAGGTCAAGATCGTGAAGATGCGTGACTTCCACACCGACTTCAGCCCCGAACCGCACATGTTGGTCATCAGCTACGTCGATCGCCCCGGACTCATCGGAAAAATCGGCACAATCCTCGGCGAAGAAGGGGTCAACATCGGCAATATGAACCTCGGGCGGCGCGCCAAGGCCGGCGAGGCCATGGTGGTCTTTTCCATCGACTCGCCCGCCAGTGAAGAGGTGGTGGCGCGCCTTGTCCAGGCAACGGAGTCGAGCTTCCTCAAGCAGGTGCACATGTCTTCGATCACTTGA
- a CDS encoding acyl-CoA carboxylase subunit beta produces MSKKAVKPSLQNPFDPPEKVEFMIPGEISREAGPYEEAMQAGHELIQRPIKSVQVGQIEKQHFKKRMTVWERLRVLTEAQPNILFQNWGKNLDGASLVTGILTIDGRDVAVYGHDFTVRAGSIDATNGQKLARLMYMAGEKGIPLIGMNDSAGAFVPAGVGGLDGYAEAFTALRKISGVVPSIMCMFGFNAGGGSYLPRQGSFVIQPTDTFFGLTGPGVVKSVLGEDITPEELGGPKVHGQSGVADLTVGDEVAALRTVLRLHSYLPDNNSVMAPYQETSDPLERKTWEINTLLKKAFNSPTGFNTPFDVSIIIQQVCDHGDYFEIQPERAREVVTAFGRLGGHVVGFVANNSAVASGQIDCDSALKISRFVRFCNIYNIPLIFMEDTTGFLPGREQEARGIVQAGRSMLDSIVDVRTPRILLILRNAFGGAYASYNNYPTGADLVLALPTTRLAVMGPAGKEFVYKDELRKIRSAVPGMIKAATQERVAAGMNGDEAKKDAEKAAADWLKAQEAALNQRYEKELMNPREGLALGSISSIVMPTDLRKVLGENLAFFLRHYKPSPMGGVQREFH; encoded by the coding sequence ATGTCCAAAAAAGCCGTTAAGCCGTCACTGCAGAACCCCTTCGATCCGCCCGAAAAAGTTGAATTCATGATTCCCGGAGAAATCTCGCGCGAAGCCGGCCCCTATGAGGAGGCGATGCAGGCGGGCCACGAGTTGATTCAGCGTCCCATCAAGTCGGTTCAGGTCGGACAGATCGAAAAACAGCACTTTAAAAAACGCATGACGGTCTGGGAGCGCCTGCGCGTTCTGACCGAAGCGCAGCCCAATATTCTGTTCCAGAACTGGGGCAAGAACCTTGACGGCGCCTCGCTGGTCACCGGCATTCTCACCATTGACGGTCGCGACGTGGCCGTTTACGGCCATGATTTCACCGTGCGTGCGGGGTCTATCGATGCCACCAACGGCCAGAAACTCGCGCGCCTCATGTACATGGCCGGGGAAAAGGGCATCCCGCTCATTGGTATGAACGACAGCGCCGGCGCTTTCGTGCCGGCCGGGGTCGGCGGCCTCGACGGCTATGCCGAGGCCTTCACCGCCCTGCGCAAGATCAGCGGCGTGGTGCCAAGCATCATGTGCATGTTCGGTTTCAACGCCGGCGGCGGCAGCTACCTGCCCCGCCAGGGCAGTTTCGTCATTCAGCCGACCGACACCTTCTTCGGCCTGACCGGCCCGGGGGTGGTCAAATCGGTGCTCGGCGAGGACATCACACCGGAAGAACTTGGTGGTCCCAAGGTCCACGGCCAGTCAGGTGTTGCCGATCTCACCGTTGGCGACGAAGTGGCCGCCTTGCGCACAGTGTTGCGCCTGCACAGTTATCTGCCCGACAACAACAGCGTGATGGCACCCTACCAGGAGACCAGTGATCCCCTTGAGCGCAAGACCTGGGAGATCAACACTCTGCTCAAAAAAGCCTTCAACTCACCTACAGGTTTCAACACGCCCTTCGACGTCTCCATCATCATTCAGCAGGTGTGCGATCACGGCGACTATTTCGAGATTCAGCCCGAGCGCGCCCGTGAGGTTGTCACCGCCTTCGGCCGCCTCGGCGGCCACGTGGTGGGCTTCGTCGCCAACAACTCGGCGGTGGCCTCCGGCCAGATCGATTGCGATTCGGCGCTCAAGATCTCGCGCTTCGTACGTTTCTGCAACATCTACAACATTCCGCTGATCTTCATGGAGGACACCACCGGCTTTCTCCCTGGACGCGAGCAGGAGGCGCGCGGTATCGTGCAGGCGGGCCGCTCCATGCTCGACTCCATCGTCGACGTGCGCACCCCGCGTATCCTGCTGATCCTGCGCAACGCCTTCGGCGGCGCCTATGCCTCATATAACAACTATCCGACCGGCGCCGACCTGGTGTTGGCCCTGCCCACCACGCGCCTGGCGGTCATGGGTCCGGCGGGCAAGGAATTTGTCTACAAGGATGAACTGCGCAAGATCCGCAGTGCGGTGCCCGGCATGATCAAGGCCGCAACCCAGGAGCGAGTGGCGGCCGGCATGAACGGCGACGAGGCTAAGAAGGATGCGGAAAAAGCCGCCGCCGACTGGCTCAAGGCGCAGGAGGCCGCCCTCAATCAGCGCTACGAAAAGGAGCTGATGAATCCCCGCGAGGGTCTGGCTCTGGGCTCCATCTCCTCCATCGTCATGCCCACCGACCTGCGCAAGGTGCTGGGCGAGAACCTGGCCTTTTTCCTGCGCCACTACAAGCCCTCGCCCATGGGCGGCGTACAGCGCGAGTTCCATTGA
- a CDS encoding biotin carboxylase N-terminal domain-containing protein, with product MAQSVDYYRNNPLIHRDRRLSQSSSAWVRSFACEDLKPLIVCRGPIRKEAMDVYEEMGISHYGILLSEKDSIVYPNALAPELRQLTDSTRVHRVPDYTGASKEERIERINQIIRIAKDNGYDSIFAGYGFMAEDEEFVGAIEKAGLTFIGPNSRTQADAGKKDEAKRTALEVNVSVTPGINNVTARTLLKKHPTRQKLLALADAEDLSIEDALLKDENLPLDELADAILYASYEKGIDLYSIEELSAQVQVEVAEMFKSYPGSRIRLKAIGGGGGKGQRILGASLLMTKSPTSEQIAKAAAEAPTMVREVLNEVKATGVGDNKNVLIELNIEQTRHNEIQLLGNGEWCIALGGRDCSLQMHEQKLLEISVTQEGLAAEIEKAKAAGLTAQVTALESDLEVLKRMEEESERFGTAVGLDSASTFECIVDRGRHYFMEVNTRIQVEHRVTELVYSLKFTNPKDKNDFFVVESLVEAMALLARHKKRLPRPERIQRFGAGAEARLNATDASLSPHAGGMIRYWSKPLEGEIRDDQGICLPNPDTGMFMRYKVAGAYDSNIALILTQGEDRRASYEHLSRVLCKMSIRGTDLGTNLEFHYGLVNWFLGQNVMAKPTTRFVVPYLTLVGTLKEESGKLDPVFAFLEMKKHYAKLIGEAFADQPDSVKAETKTMSEVLDRKGTLLTRPMERLLGDPHLLSGWLSVHRNNFRLDDGKLVWLRNPLVILEETYEYLNMNYDPMATAAEVIWDHDNEVLQKGLRFYATLRDKFKLEKDDYFKLNEILQKDKAPKGFNAQEWEQVRSAHFGFEAGLELIGMLFLIGLNTKFWDFCVEDDLEVTIPGYLNDPDLQARMKKVLVPPPATKADEIVAVCGGMYYGQEAPGLPTFVHEGMHFEKGQALYIIEVMKMFNTVRAPFSGTIDKILIEGADGVIVSKGQPLFKITPDEKFVETDPRELEREKRARTSEYLKAIL from the coding sequence ATGGCACAATCCGTTGATTACTACCGCAACAATCCGCTGATCCATCGCGACCGCCGCCTCAGCCAGTCCTCTTCGGCCTGGGTGCGCTCCTTTGCCTGCGAGGATCTCAAGCCGCTTATCGTCTGCCGCGGTCCCATCCGCAAGGAAGCCATGGATGTCTACGAGGAGATGGGAATCAGCCATTACGGCATCCTGCTCTCGGAAAAGGACTCCATCGTCTACCCCAACGCCTTGGCCCCGGAACTGCGCCAGCTCACCGATTCCACCCGCGTGCACCGCGTGCCCGACTACACCGGTGCAAGCAAGGAAGAGCGCATTGAGCGCATCAACCAGATCATCCGGATCGCCAAGGACAACGGCTATGATTCCATCTTCGCCGGTTACGGCTTTATGGCCGAAGACGAGGAGTTCGTCGGTGCCATCGAAAAGGCGGGGCTGACTTTTATCGGCCCCAATTCACGTACTCAGGCCGACGCCGGCAAGAAAGACGAAGCCAAGCGCACCGCCCTTGAAGTGAACGTCAGTGTCACGCCCGGAATCAACAACGTCACCGCGCGCACCCTGCTCAAGAAGCATCCCACCCGCCAGAAGCTGTTGGCCCTGGCTGATGCTGAGGATCTGAGCATCGAGGATGCACTGCTCAAGGATGAGAACCTGCCCTTGGATGAGCTGGCCGACGCCATTCTCTATGCCTCCTATGAAAAGGGCATCGATCTCTACTCCATCGAGGAACTCAGTGCCCAGGTGCAGGTCGAAGTCGCCGAGATGTTCAAAAGCTATCCCGGCAGCCGCATTCGCCTCAAAGCCATCGGCGGCGGCGGCGGCAAAGGCCAGCGCATTCTCGGCGCTTCACTCCTCATGACGAAGAGCCCCACCTCCGAGCAGATCGCCAAGGCGGCGGCCGAAGCACCGACCATGGTGCGCGAGGTGCTCAATGAGGTCAAAGCCACGGGCGTGGGCGATAACAAGAACGTCCTCATCGAACTCAATATCGAGCAGACCCGGCACAACGAGATCCAATTGCTCGGCAACGGCGAGTGGTGTATCGCCCTGGGCGGGCGCGACTGCTCTTTGCAGATGCATGAACAAAAACTTCTGGAAATCTCTGTCACCCAGGAGGGTCTGGCCGCTGAGATCGAGAAAGCCAAGGCTGCCGGATTGACCGCTCAGGTGACGGCCCTGGAGAGCGATCTCGAGGTCCTCAAACGCATGGAGGAAGAGTCCGAGCGGTTCGGCACGGCGGTGGGTCTGGACTCAGCCTCGACCTTTGAGTGCATCGTCGATCGGGGCCGTCACTACTTCATGGAAGTCAATACCCGCATTCAGGTCGAACACCGGGTGACCGAACTGGTCTACAGCCTGAAATTCACGAACCCCAAGGACAAGAACGATTTCTTTGTCGTCGAGTCCCTGGTCGAAGCCATGGCCTTGCTCGCCCGCCACAAAAAGCGTCTGCCGCGGCCTGAGCGCATCCAGCGTTTCGGCGCCGGCGCCGAAGCGCGCCTCAATGCCACCGACGCTTCTCTTTCGCCCCATGCCGGCGGCATGATCCGTTACTGGTCCAAGCCCCTGGAAGGCGAGATCCGCGACGATCAGGGCATCTGTCTGCCCAATCCTGATACCGGCATGTTCATGCGTTACAAAGTGGCCGGGGCCTATGATTCCAACATCGCCCTGATTCTTACCCAGGGCGAAGATCGCCGCGCAAGCTATGAGCATCTGTCCCGCGTCCTGTGCAAGATGTCCATCCGTGGTACCGATCTGGGCACCAACCTTGAGTTTCACTACGGCCTGGTCAACTGGTTCCTCGGCCAGAACGTCATGGCTAAGCCCACCACCCGTTTCGTTGTGCCCTACCTCACTCTGGTCGGAACCCTCAAAGAAGAGTCCGGTAAGCTTGACCCGGTGTTTGCCTTCCTGGAAATGAAGAAGCATTATGCCAAACTCATCGGTGAGGCATTCGCCGATCAACCCGATTCCGTCAAGGCAGAGACCAAGACCATGTCCGAGGTTCTGGATCGCAAGGGCACCTTGCTCACCCGCCCCATGGAACGGCTCCTTGGCGATCCCCATCTGCTTTCGGGTTGGCTGAGCGTTCATCGCAATAACTTCCGCCTGGATGACGGCAAGCTGGTGTGGCTGCGCAATCCCCTGGTGATTCTTGAGGAAACCTACGAATACCTCAACATGAACTATGATCCTATGGCCACTGCCGCTGAGGTCATCTGGGATCACGACAACGAAGTGCTGCAGAAGGGACTGCGCTTCTACGCGACCCTGCGGGACAAATTCAAACTGGAAAAAGACGATTATTTCAAACTTAACGAGATTCTGCAGAAGGACAAGGCGCCCAAAGGCTTCAATGCCCAGGAATGGGAGCAGGTGCGGTCCGCGCATTTCGGCTTCGAAGCCGGCCTGGAGCTCATCGGTATGCTGTTCCTGATTGGTCTGAATACCAAATTCTGGGATTTCTGCGTCGAGGACGATCTTGAGGTCACCATTCCCGGCTACCTCAACGATCCCGATCTGCAGGCGCGCATGAAGAAGGTGCTGGTTCCGCCACCGGCGACCAAGGCCGATGAAATCGTGGCCGTGTGCGGCGGCATGTATTACGGGCAGGAAGCGCCGGGTTTGCCGACTTTCGTTCACGAAGGCATGCACTTCGAAAAGGGTCAGGCCCTCTACATCATCGAAGTCATGAAAATGTTCAACACTGTGCGCGCGCCCTTCTCGGGCACCATCGACAAGATCCTCATCGAAGGCGCCGACGGCGTCATCGTCTCTAAGGGCCAGCCCCTGTTCAAGATCACCCCCGACGAAAAATTCGTCGAGACCGATCCCCGGGAGCTGGAGCGCGAGAAACGCGCCCGCACCAGCGAGTACCTCAAGGCGATTCTCTAG
- a CDS encoding menaquinone biosynthesis family protein produces MSRSLSLGYSPCPNDTFIFYALVHGRVSLPGIAVEERLEDVETLNQLARAGLLHLTKISYHALGHLREGYALLRAGGALGRGCGPLVVARSALDMGHLQGKTIAIPGRLTTANLLLQLHGSGYDNLVIMPFDRIMAAVAEGRVDAGVIIHESRFTYADHGLTAIEDLGAWWERETGLPIPLGGILARRDLGSDLIRQVDSSVRRSLEYAYAHPQEPRDYIRRHAQELADKVIDSHIGLYVNDFSLDLGKEGEEAVRELLSRAEHRGLIPPCSLPLFA; encoded by the coding sequence ATGAGCCGTTCCTTGAGCCTCGGCTATTCGCCCTGCCCTAATGACACTTTCATCTTCTACGCCCTGGTTCACGGCCGGGTCAGCCTGCCCGGCATCGCCGTCGAGGAACGCCTGGAAGACGTGGAGACCCTCAACCAACTGGCTCGCGCCGGCCTGCTGCATCTGACCAAAATCAGCTACCACGCCCTGGGCCATCTGCGCGAAGGCTATGCCCTGCTGCGTGCCGGAGGCGCTTTGGGACGCGGCTGTGGCCCCCTGGTGGTGGCACGCTCTGCCCTTGACATGGGCCACTTGCAAGGTAAAACGATCGCAATTCCCGGCCGCCTCACTACCGCCAATCTGCTGCTGCAACTTCATGGCTCCGGCTATGACAACCTGGTGATCATGCCCTTTGACCGGATTATGGCGGCGGTGGCCGAAGGCCGGGTCGACGCCGGGGTGATCATCCACGAATCGCGCTTTACTTATGCCGATCACGGCTTGACCGCCATTGAGGACCTGGGCGCCTGGTGGGAGCGTGAAACCGGCCTGCCGATTCCCTTGGGCGGCATTCTTGCGCGCCGCGACCTGGGCAGCGATCTCATCCGCCAAGTCGACAGCAGCGTTCGCCGCAGCCTGGAATATGCCTATGCCCACCCTCAGGAACCGCGCGACTATATCCGCCGGCACGCCCAGGAGTTGGCCGACAAGGTCATTGACAGCCACATCGGCCTTTATGTGAACGATTTCTCCCTTGACCTAGGAAAAGAAGGCGAGGAGGCGGTGCGCGAACTTCTTAGCCGCGCCGAACACCGCGGCCTCATCCCCCCCTGCTCATTACCCCTGTTTGCCTGA
- the mqnB gene encoding futalosine hydrolase, giving the protein MIALIAATPLESILLSEPLTASVLPGGFCLFTGHLGERSVSLVLSGVGKANAAAATALLLAQSRPEVVISFGCGGAFPGFGLGNGDLTLATAEHYGDEGVDTPLGFEGMRALGFALVQRPEQNFHDILPVSDTWLEKARASLTNTAVRRGCAWREGIFATVSTCSGSDRHSAAVAQRTGALCETMEGAAVAQMCAAFNVPFLGIRGISNLTGNRDRTAWNLPLAVTAAQEAVLDLLRSLPPEESAP; this is encoded by the coding sequence ATGATTGCTCTGATCGCCGCCACGCCTCTGGAAAGTATCCTTCTTAGCGAACCTCTGACGGCTTCCGTCTTGCCCGGAGGATTTTGCCTGTTCACGGGGCATTTGGGGGAACGTTCAGTAAGTCTGGTTCTCAGCGGTGTCGGCAAGGCCAATGCCGCCGCCGCCACGGCTCTGCTCCTGGCGCAATCGCGGCCCGAGGTGGTTATTTCTTTTGGTTGCGGCGGCGCATTTCCCGGATTCGGCCTTGGCAACGGCGACCTGACTCTGGCCACGGCCGAGCACTACGGCGACGAGGGCGTGGACACGCCTCTCGGCTTTGAGGGCATGCGCGCCCTTGGTTTCGCCCTGGTTCAGCGACCGGAGCAAAATTTTCATGATATTCTGCCGGTCAGCGATACCTGGCTGGAGAAAGCCCGCGCGTCCCTCACGAACACCGCTGTCCGCCGCGGCTGCGCTTGGCGCGAAGGCATTTTCGCCACGGTCTCAACCTGTTCGGGCAGCGACCGACACAGCGCTGCCGTCGCACAGCGCACCGGCGCGCTGTGCGAAACCATGGAAGGAGCCGCGGTGGCGCAGATGTGTGCCGCCTTCAACGTTCCCTTTCTCGGGATTCGCGGCATCTCCAATCTCACTGGAAACCGCGATCGCACCGCCTGGAATTTGCCCCTCGCCGTCACCGCCGCCCAAGAGGCGGTACTCGATCTGCTGCGCAGCCTGCCGCCGGAGGAATCTGCCCCATGA
- a CDS encoding helix-turn-helix domain-containing protein, giving the protein MPMDYNIGEKIKKLRKARKLTLQQVASETGFSPALISQIENNNVSPPIATLSKIAKFFDVKIGMFFDEEEAESKYEVVRHNERRVVSRVISKSGTGHGYTYEALSFRKRNKKMEPFLLSVSERAQEETLYSHEGEEFLLILEGKAELILEEERIFLEEGDAVYFDSDAKHRLLAYDDSGLRVLAVVTR; this is encoded by the coding sequence ATGCCTATGGATTATAATATCGGAGAAAAAATCAAGAAGTTGCGCAAGGCGCGCAAGCTCACCCTGCAGCAGGTGGCGAGCGAGACCGGTTTTTCGCCTGCGCTGATTTCGCAGATCGAGAACAACAATGTTTCGCCGCCCATCGCGACCCTGTCCAAGATCGCCAAATTTTTCGATGTGAAAATTGGCATGTTTTTCGATGAGGAAGAGGCCGAAAGCAAATACGAGGTGGTGCGTCATAATGAGCGGCGGGTGGTGTCGCGCGTCATCTCCAAATCCGGAACGGGTCACGGCTACACCTACGAGGCGCTGTCCTTTCGCAAGCGCAACAAGAAGATGGAGCCTTTTCTGCTGAGCGTCTCCGAGCGTGCCCAGGAGGAAACCCTTTACAGCCACGAGGGCGAGGAGTTTTTGCTCATCCTTGAGGGTAAGGCGGAACTTATCCTCGAAGAGGAGCGCATTTTCCTGGAAGAGGGCGACGCGGTCTATTTTGATTCGGACGCCAAGCATCGCCTGCTCGCATATGACGACAGCGGTCTACGCGTTCTGGCCGTGGTGACCCGCTGA
- a CDS encoding methylmalonyl-CoA mutase, with translation MSIQDEKKRWQEQTIAKVVAKNPERKPTFNTTSDIEVERLYVPEGEDSAYAEKLGFPGEYPFTRGVQPTMYRGRFWTMRQYAGFGTAKESNERYRYLLEQGQTGLSVAFDLPTQMGYDSDSAMADGEVGKVGVAIDSLADMEILFDQIPLDKVSTSMTINATAAVLLAMYIAVAEKQGYTSQQVMGTIQNDILKEYMARGTYIYPPRESMRIITDIFAFCKDQVPKWNTISISGYHIREAGSSAVQEVAFTLADGIAYVEAAVKAGLDVDDFAPRLAFFFNAHNNLLEEVAKFRAARRLWAKIMKERFGAKNPRSWMLRFHTQTAGCTLTAQQPDNNIMRVTIQALAAVLGGTQSLHTNSRDEALALPTEESVRIALRTQQVIAYESGAADSIDPLAGSYMVESLTDQIEEQASDYIRRIDDLGGAAEAISRGFQQKEIQDSAYAYQKAVETSDQVIVGVNRFTVKGVPPKDLLKVKPEVEIAQKKSLAALKAKRDNGAVEQKLAALKIAAQGSDNLMPFILDAVKVYASLGEISDTLRAVFGEHQETVVL, from the coding sequence ATGAGCATTCAGGACGAAAAAAAGCGCTGGCAAGAACAGACCATCGCCAAGGTGGTTGCCAAGAACCCCGAGCGCAAACCGACCTTCAATACTACCTCGGACATCGAAGTCGAACGCCTCTACGTGCCCGAGGGCGAGGATTCCGCCTACGCCGAGAAGCTCGGCTTCCCCGGCGAATATCCCTTCACCCGTGGCGTGCAGCCGACCATGTACCGCGGCCGTTTCTGGACCATGCGCCAGTACGCGGGCTTCGGCACCGCCAAGGAATCCAACGAGCGCTACCGCTACCTGCTCGAACAGGGCCAGACCGGCCTGTCGGTGGCCTTCGACCTGCCCACTCAGATGGGCTACGATTCAGACAGCGCCATGGCTGATGGGGAAGTGGGCAAGGTCGGGGTGGCCATCGATTCGCTGGCCGACATGGAAATTCTCTTCGATCAGATTCCCCTCGACAAAGTTTCCACTTCCATGACCATCAACGCCACCGCCGCGGTGCTACTGGCCATGTACATCGCCGTCGCCGAGAAGCAAGGGTATACTTCGCAGCAGGTCATGGGCACCATTCAGAACGACATCCTAAAGGAATACATGGCGCGCGGCACCTACATCTACCCGCCGCGCGAGTCCATGCGCATCATCACCGACATCTTCGCCTTCTGCAAAGACCAGGTGCCCAAGTGGAACACCATCTCCATTTCCGGCTACCATATCCGCGAAGCGGGGTCGAGCGCCGTGCAGGAAGTGGCCTTCACCCTGGCCGACGGCATCGCCTATGTCGAAGCGGCGGTCAAAGCGGGTCTCGATGTGGATGATTTCGCGCCGCGCCTGGCCTTTTTCTTCAACGCCCACAACAATCTGCTCGAAGAGGTCGCCAAGTTCCGCGCCGCGCGACGCCTGTGGGCGAAAATCATGAAAGAGCGCTTCGGTGCGAAAAATCCGCGTAGCTGGATGCTGCGCTTCCACACCCAGACCGCCGGTTGCACCCTGACCGCTCAGCAACCCGACAACAACATCATGCGCGTGACCATTCAGGCCCTGGCGGCGGTGCTGGGCGGCACCCAGTCCCTGCACACCAACAGCCGTGACGAGGCCCTGGCGCTACCCACCGAGGAGTCGGTGCGTATCGCCCTGCGCACCCAGCAGGTCATCGCCTACGAATCAGGCGCCGCTGATTCCATTGATCCGCTGGCGGGCTCCTATATGGTGGAGAGCCTCACCGACCAGATCGAAGAGCAGGCGTCCGATTATATCCGCCGCATCGACGATCTCGGTGGTGCAGCCGAGGCCATCAGCCGCGGTTTCCAACAGAAGGAAATTCAGGATTCGGCTTATGCCTATCAGAAGGCTGTAGAGACCAGCGATCAGGTGATCGTCGGCGTCAACCGCTTTACCGTTAAGGGTGTGCCGCCCAAGGACCTGCTCAAGGTCAAGCCCGAAGTTGAAATCGCGCAGAAGAAGTCCCTGGCAGCGCTAAAGGCCAAGCGCGACAATGGCGCGGTGGAACAGAAGCTTGCTGCGCTGAAAATCGCTGCCCAGGGCAGCGACAACCTCATGCCCTTCATTCTTGACGCGGTCAAGGTCTATGCCAGCCTCGGCGAAATCTCCGACACCCTGCGTGCGGTGTTCGGCGAGCATCAGGAAACCGTCGTTCTGTAA